The segment GAAAGAAGGATGCTTCTTATCATCTATTTTGAATGGACAGTtgtggcaacaaaaaaaaaaaaaaaagtgttacattttgccaacaaacacaaactgttaGAGCTCATATTTAGGCCCAATAGAACTACACttacataaaatatttaaaaaaacagattgaaTATTCCTAAAGCATCTTTTATCACTCTGATTAGCTAATAAACATCCACCAAATTCGGCCCTCTGATTTGTATTGTTCATTTAAAAGCTGCTCATTGAAATGATTTGGGTGCCTGGTTTGCCGTTAAGTCTTTACAGCCAGTTGTAAAACGTTATTCATTTCTTGCTTAAAATCAGACCACTTTCCTGCTGAAAAAAGGCACTGGAGTTTTACATGTGCTTTCTCTTGTCTTATCTTAGGTGAAACCAACAGATGAGAAATTGAGGGAGCTGCGAGGAGCCAAACTGGTGATTGATGTGATTCGCTATGAGCCTCCCCACATCAAGAAAGCCCTCCAGTATGCATGTGGCAACGCCCTGGTCTGTGAGAACGTAGAGGATGCGCGAAGGATCGCTTTCGGTGGGCCATACAGACACAAGGTATTTGActtaatttaattcaataatCAACATTTTTGTGTCCGAAAGATGGAAAGATTGGAAATCTAACATGTGCACCTGATGATTTGGTAGATGATAATGTTGCGTCTTCTTCCTCCTAACCTCTCCTTGTGTCCCTGTGTCCAGACGGTAGCCCTGGATGGTACTCTGTTCCAGAAGTCTGGAGTCATCTCTGGAGGAGCCAGCGACCTAAAGGCCAAGGCCAGGCGCTGGGATGAAAAGGCAGTGGACAAGctcaaggagaagaaagagaaactcACTGAAGAGCTCAAGGTAACTTCCATTATTGTTGGTCCTCTCAGTCCATCAGTAATATCTGGAGCAACCtcaaaatgtgaattatttCTTTTGAAGTAAATTCACTCACAACAATTTCCacataatgttttttctttgtagGAGCAAATGAAGGCcaagaggaaggaggcagagctGCGTCAGGTGCAGTCTCAGGCCCACGGTCTGCAGATGAGACTTAAGTACTCCCAGAGTGATCTGGAACAGACAAAAACACGTCACCTCTCACTCAACATGCAGGTACAGACTGTAGTATGTTTCTCTCACTGATAGTTATTGCTATAGTGGAGGTTTGCATTTCAACTTGATTAATTTGTGTCATGCAGGAGAAGTCTAAGCTCGAGAGTGAATTGGCAAACTTTGGCCCTCGCATCAATGACATCAAGAGGATCATCCAGTCCCGTGAGAAGGAGATCAATGACCTGCGAGACCGCATGAACCTGGTGAGACTGACACAAAGTGAAGTCCACTTAGAAGCCTGTCTATGAATATGTCCTATTTCAGTAATGTCAATATGAATGTTTTTGAGTTTTCCAGGTGGAGGATGAGGTGTTTATTGAATTCTGTAAGGAGATTGGAGTGAGGAACATCAGAGAgtttgaggaggagaaggtgaagaGGCAAAATGAGATTGCAAAGAAGCGGTGAGTGTAGTGAGGAGTCAGTCATTGTTCTTTGACCTGTTGCTTGTTTCCTATGTGGTTTTAACCTTACACACAACATGTTGCTTCAGTCTTGAGTTTGAGACTCAGAAGACCCGCCTGGGTATCCAGGTAGACTATGAGAAGAATCAGCTGAAGGAGGACCAGGAGAAAGTCATGATGTGGGAGCAGACCGTCAAGAAGGACGAAGCTGAAATAGAGCGACTGAAGAAGGTAAATGCATACATTGAAGGATGAAAGCTTTACTTATAATGTAGTTTGTCATTAATTTTGACATCAGGTTAATTTTCAATTGTCGTTTGTCTACAGGAGGAGCACAGACACATGAAGATCATTGATGAGACAATGGCACAACTTCAGGACCTGAAGAACCAACACCTCACCAAGAAATCTGAAGTCAATGATAAGAACCATGATATGGAGGAGATCCGCAAAAAACTGGGTGGCGCCAATAAGTCAGTGGCTGCAAACGCACATACATCTTTTTATGTcctatgatatatgtgatatatgtgatagaTATGTTATATGATACatattacaaatgtttttgtatcGTGCAGGGAGTTGACTCAGCTCCAGAAGGAAGTGACGGCCATTGAGACCAAACTGGAGCAGAAGCGTAGCGACCGTCACAACTTGCTTCAAGCCTGCAAAATGCAGGACATCAGGTTGCCTCTTCGTTCTGGAACGATGGATGATATCAGCCAAGGAgaggtacacacaaacacactcctacAGGCCCTAACCTTTATACCATtgggagagaaacagaaaatgacgtctttctttttgtgttttttacccAGGGGAGCTCCCAGACAGAAGAGTCGAGCAGCCAGAGGACATCCAGCACTGTTCTCGCTAAAGAGGCTCTCATAGAGATTGACTACGGCAACCTGTCTGAAGACCTTAAGGTAGGTAGAACACGCGGAATGATGTCTTATATTTACACGGTCCAACCCTCAATTTATTTACAAGTGATATTagctttttgtatttgtgttactTGGTTTTCCAGCTGACAGTAATGATCATAATAAAGCTCTTTTCTCTACAACGTGCTTAATGATGTACAAAAGTGGACATGTGAAGAGATGTGATGTATATAGTTAAAAGCAGCTATTCTAAACCACTTAACCGTCGCAGCTTTTCTATTCTTCGATTTTCACGGCACttgttcagcggtccaggaaacacacggaccaattgaatgtgttgtaaagCCTCTCACATGGTTACACTCTGCCAGTCAAATGTGTGTATTCCAATTAGCATCACGGCTCGAGTGAGATGTAAACGCACAGGGGAGAGATGGTGCAAGTGACCAAACAGTCGGAGCAGTTCGGGAGTCAGAGTATTATTTCACATGGCGTGTTCGAAAGAGACGAGCTTTTAACCAAGAATGGACAGACTCTGTTATGTTCATTTTTCCCCATTGGCAGTTCAAAACCAGTATGTCTCATGTTCAGTGAACATTTTAATCTATAAACTGACTATcaatattgttgagatattagtTAATTGCACTTTCTTTATTTGAAATGACAGACTTTGATACAACTACTAGGCCACTTAAAAACATATAGCACTAAATCATAGCGAAGGTTTATCATGTTGATGATccggacctttgcatgaggacatTTTCTCTAACTGGACATTGTTTAATTTGAATTGAATACCTCTGCCCTACAGGATGTACTGTCAGAGGAGGAGATCAAGGCGgagacaaacacactgcagcagcGACTGAACGAGCAGCAAAGTATCCTTCAGAGGATCAGTGCACCCAACATGAAGGCCATGGAGAAGCTAGAGAGTGTCAGGGACAAGTTCCAAGAGACCAGTGATGGTGAGACGGGAGGATGATGTTAGAGGGTGGGAttaaatgagagaaagaaagaagtgatGCTGGTTACAGTACCTTTCTGGAGCCCACATAATGTTATCCCTTTTTCACTTTCCTTCCCTCAGAGTTTGAGGCTGCCCGTAAGAGAGCCAAGAAGGCCAAGCAAGCCTTCGAGCAGATCAAGAAGGAAAGGTTTGATCGTTTCAATAACTGCTTCGAGTCTGTGGCCACCAACATTGATGAGATCTACAAGGCCCTCTCGCGCAACAGCAGTGCTCAGGTTTGCCAACTTTAAACATTAGTTTTCTAACAATAACCTACACAATGTGACTAATGCTATATCTGCTATCACAGATCATGGATGTATTGTAAAGCTAAACCTTTTACAATGATTGTGTAGGCTTTCCTAGGCCCAGAAAACCCTGAGGAGCCATACCTGGATGGCATCAACTACAACTGTGTGGCTCCGGGAAAGAGGTTCAGACCCATGGACAACCTgtctggaggagagaagactGTTGCGGCCTTGGCTCTACTCTTTGCTATTCACAGGTGAAACAACGGACTAGGACAGAGTCTTAATACATGTTCaagttatttattaatttgcatTCAACAATTGTAATATTGTCTCCAATGTATTTCTTGCTTGTCTTTAGCTACAAACCCGCTCCCTTCTTTGTCCTGGATGAGATTGATGCTGCTCTGGACAACACTAACATCGGCAAGGTCTGTCAAATTATAATTGTTTCAGTGACTTGAGCGTATTATCAATGCTACTTTTGATGTACTCATCACATTTTATACAAACTATAACTCATAAGCTCCTCTTGTGCCTTTTTAAGGTTGCCAATTATATCAAAGACCAGTCGGTGCTGAACTTCCAGGCTATCGTCATTTCTCTGAAAGAGGAATTCTACACCAAGGCAGACTCCCTCATTGGTGTTTATCCAGAGGTGTGTTTCTCTTTATTGTCTATACAAAATACAGtgtaaaatactaaataatgtACAGCCATGACTCTTTTAGCATTGTATATTAGAGCGGATATGCTGGTCTTAAAAAGTCTTAAACCTTTAATTCAGTTCCCTCATTAAAATGTCTGTTacagactgtaaacatgtttgtatGTGGTTACAGTCTGGAGATATTATACATCTACAACCACATGTCAGATTGGTGCATGCAGGTCAATTTAGTGTCAATTTGGCAAAAActtaaattaacaaaaaaataattaattattttcttaattgtTAATCCATCCATCAATTGTTTCAATTTATTTAGGACCAAGTCAAGTAAAGTGAGAATAAAAGTGATTACTTTTATCACCAGAAATGTTTGTTATATACAGCTGGGCGAAAAATATACAGCTAATGGCAAAAATGTGAtaaattatatacatttatgttgATAATTAATAGGCCTTTTTGTCCGCACTGGTATTACCTTGAGACGGGTATTGAATTCCattatatatgttgtgttaCAAAGGAAAGAATATAACTACACATAATTCGGTAAATACTATGGAAATCGTTTATTATAGATTTAGAATAAGTCATCATAATAAGTCATTTTTGGAACGTCTAATTTCAAACATGgcatcattaaaacacattccTGGGCCCGTCAGACTCCAGCAGAAACCTGCCAGTAATAAAAAATTAGCTTGAGCTGTTAATCCACATTTTAAACATCTGCTTAATATGATTACAGTATTAACTGCTTTGCTTTGTCTTTCACTCACAGCAAGGAGATTGTGTCATCAGTAAAGTGCTTACTTTCGACCTCTCCCAGTATCCTGATGCCAACCCAAACCCGAATGAATAATATGAGCCCTCCTCTGCATTTTGGGGAAAGGGGCAAGCTTCTTTCGCGACACTCTCTGGATTGCTAACCTATTGTGTAGTCACAGATTATGTATTCATTAGGTCCCATAtgttatttccttttcttttttttataattatgtATGCTAGAAGTAGTAAATTAGTGagatttctttgttgttgtgggggGGTTGTATAGTCAGTGACAACCAGGATGTATGTACATTTATAAAAGCCCACCCTTTCTCAATTTGGCAATACAAGAGTGATTATAATaatccataaaaaaatattataatcaaGTGTAAATGAGAACAAATCAAACCTTTTTAACAGACTGTAGAATTTGTATCATGTGGTAAAATGTGTTGAATTTACCTGAAACAAGTTTTTGTTCTCAGAGCTTTTATACTATTTACGGCCCTCTTTTCAATTGTGTGCTTTAAATACTTGCCTCATTTGTTGTGTACCATGAGATGTATTGCGTAAATGCGTTTTCATGTgctacttttttgttttgttttaaagctCAATCAGGAATCTGTTGTTACAATATGGCGGATACATTCCCTTGTGTGATGGCTAAATAAAACCCTTAGTAAGCTGCAACTGGCAGTGCTATAATGAGATCATGGAGTTTTGTCAACAATGTCGTCAGAAATGAATGTCAAAG is part of the Cyclopterus lumpus isolate fCycLum1 chromosome 7, fCycLum1.pri, whole genome shotgun sequence genome and harbors:
- the smc1a gene encoding structural maintenance of chromosomes protein 1A — its product is MGYLKLIEIENFKSYKGRQIIGPFHKFTAIIGPNGSGKSNLMDAISFVLAEKTSNLRVKTLKDLIHGAPVGKPAANRAFVSMVYQEDNGEDRSFTRAIIGSSSEYRINSKVVGLPEYSEELEKLGILIKARNFLVFQGAVESIAMKNPKERTALFEEISRSGDLAQEYDRRKKEMVKAEEDTQFNYHRKKNIAAERKEAKQEKEEAERYQRLKDEVARASVQLQLFKLYHNETEIEKLNKELSQRNKEIDKDRKKMDHVEEELKDKKKELGRLMREQQTIEKEIKEKDSELNQKRPQYIKAKENTSHKIKKLEAARKSLQNAQKMYKKRKGDMDELDKEMKAVELAKQDFEERMEEEAQSQGQDLTLEENQVKQYHRLKEEASKRAATLAQELEKFNRDQKADQDRLDLEERKKVETEAKIKQKIREIEENQKRIEKLEDYITTSRQSLDEQKRMEEELTEEVESAKRRIDEINTELNQVMEQLGDARIDRQENSRQQRKAEIMESIKRLYPGSVYGRLIDLCQPTQKKYQIAVTKVLGKNMDAIIVDSEKTGRDCIQYIKEQRGEPETFLPLDYLEVKPTDEKLRELRGAKLVIDVIRYEPPHIKKALQYACGNALVCENVEDARRIAFGGPYRHKTVALDGTLFQKSGVISGGASDLKAKARRWDEKAVDKLKEKKEKLTEELKEQMKAKRKEAELRQVQSQAHGLQMRLKYSQSDLEQTKTRHLSLNMQEKSKLESELANFGPRINDIKRIIQSREKEINDLRDRMNLVEDEVFIEFCKEIGVRNIREFEEEKVKRQNEIAKKRLEFETQKTRLGIQVDYEKNQLKEDQEKVMMWEQTVKKDEAEIERLKKEEHRHMKIIDETMAQLQDLKNQHLTKKSEVNDKNHDMEEIRKKLGGANKELTQLQKEVTAIETKLEQKRSDRHNLLQACKMQDIRLPLRSGTMDDISQGEGSSQTEESSSQRTSSTVLAKEALIEIDYGNLSEDLKDVLSEEEIKAETNTLQQRLNEQQSILQRISAPNMKAMEKLESVRDKFQETSDEFEAARKRAKKAKQAFEQIKKERFDRFNNCFESVATNIDEIYKALSRNSSAQAFLGPENPEEPYLDGINYNCVAPGKRFRPMDNLSGGEKTVAALALLFAIHSYKPAPFFVLDEIDAALDNTNIGKVANYIKDQSVLNFQAIVISLKEEFYTKADSLIGVYPEQGDCVISKVLTFDLSQYPDANPNPNE